Part of the Leptolyngbya sp. BL0902 genome, CCAGCAAAATCGCCGTCGGAGAAGCCATGGTTGGAAGGTAATAGGCCCAGGGAACTCTGGAATCTTATCATTTGTCGCCGATGACCTAGTTGCCTTCTCCATTGGGTGGATTGGGTTCGGCGGGGTCGGCCTCCGTCGCTCCGTCGCTGCCAGGACGATCCGCCGGGATCTCGATCTCTAACGACGGCTCGGCCAAGGGAAGATTCTCCAGTGCCGGATCACCCAAGGCCGGGTCATTGTCTGAGGATGCTCCGGGCGAGGTTTCCCCTTCTCCCTCCACGGGCATCTTCCATTCTTCGAGGGGACGGTTGATGCCGTTGGCCACATCGCGAGTCACCACCAGCACCTCATACTCGCCCGTGGGAGACGCCGGGGGCCAAGTTTCACCGGGATCCACAATGGCGTAGTTGGCGTTGCCGCTAAAGTCTCGCCCCCCCAAAATCAAGACGTACTCGGTGCCGTCTTGCAACACTACGGTGACTTGGCCGAGGGGTTGGTCAAGGCCGAAGTCGGCCAGTTGATCCGCCGCCATTGTCACCCGTTGCAGCGGAGAATCGGTGATTAAGCGACTCAGCAAAAAGGCCACCGCCCCCGGTTCTGCCACCCGGTTTTCGGGCTCAATCATCTGCCAGTTGCCAGCCCCATCCCCCTCAAACACCAGTACCTCGCCATCGCGCTCCACCGTCACGGTAGCAACGTCGGTTTCAGCAAAGCGAAAAATTGCCCCCCGCCCTGCCTGCACTTGGCTGGCGGGCTGGCGGCGCTGCTGCGATTCGCCCATCAACACCCCCGCTCCCAGCAATAGGGCTACACCGACCAACACCACCGTTCCGCGCTTCAGCTTCATGGCCCAATGTTCTCCTTTCCATGACATTTCACCGAGGATCCATCTTAGCCAAGGGCGCTACCCGTCGCACCCAGGAGTCCGGTCTAGGGGATATTGACCGCTTTGGTTGGGGCCGAGATCGGGCGCTAGGCATCCAGAAGACCGTCGGGGGGCGTGAGGTAGAGACAGCCGTTGGCCAGGTCTACGGTCGGCACAATGGCTTCCACAAAGGGCACCAAGACTTTGCGAGACTTAGGGCGGGATTTGGGCCGATCCGCTACGGGGGAATCCTGGGGCAATGGGGCACCGGAATTTTGGGCCATAGCCTGATCCGATGCGCTAGCGTCCGGTGCGCTGGGATGCAGGGTAATTTCTAGCAGATCGTTCCCGGCTTCGTAGAGGTCGGTGACGAGGCCGATTTCCGCCCCGGTGGCCTGGAGGATGGCCCGTAACCCCATCAGATCGGCGGCGTAGAATTCACCCGCTTCCAAATCGGGGCGATCTGCGGCGGGCACCAGCAGGGCACAGCCGCGCAGGGCCTCGGCCTGGGTGCGGTCGTCAATGCCGTCTAGCTGAATCACGTACAGCCCCTTGCCGTCCATGGATCGCCCTTTGACCAGGGTGACAGGCTCAGGGTTGGGCCGCTGGGGATATTGAATCCACCGCGCCCCCGGATCGAGGAAGCGCTCAGGAAAGTCGCTGCTGGGATAGACCCGCACTTCGCCGCGCACCCCCTGGGGAGCCACAATGCGGCCAATTTCAATCCAATCGGTATCTGCCATGCGATCTCCTACACCGTCGCCACGGCGGCGGGAACGGTGGCATACAGATCGTCCACCACCCTGGCCAAACGCTCAGCGGCGGTGGCCAGTTCTGGGGCGCTGGCGGTGAGGCTAATCCGCAGACATTGGCGGGTGTGGGGCCAATCCTCCCGCAGGCCGGGGAAGAAGGGGTTGCCTGGGACTACAATCACGCCCTCCTGCTTCAGCCGTTGGTATAGCGCTTGGTCGGTGATGGGCAGATGGTCGAACCAAATCCAGGCGAAAATCGCCCCCTCACCCCGATGCAGATACCAGGGCACGGACTGGGGCATGGCCCGATCTAGGGCAGCCTCTAGCACCGCAAATTTGTCTTGATAGTAGGGGCGAATCACCCGCTCCGAAATCTCCGCCAAAGCACCGGAGGCGATGGCGCGGGCGGCAATGGCCTGTCCATAGCGGGAGGAGTGGATGCAGAAGTTGGTCTGGAAGCATTCCAGCACCTCAATCAGGGCCGGATCGCCAATGGCCACCCCCACCCGTTCCCCCGGCAGACCCGCCTTCGAGAGGCTCATGCAGTGGAGGATGTTCTCGCCAAACAGGGGCGTCATCTCGGTAAAGTTGAGGGCCGGAAAGGGCGGGGCATAGGCGGAGTCGATCAGCACGGGCACCTGGTGGGCGGCGGCAAGGTTGGCAATTTGGCGCACCTCGTCATCGCTGATCACGTTGCCCGTGGGGTTGCAGGGGCGGGAAAACAGCACAAAGCCCGTATCCGCCGTAATTTCGAGCTGGCTGAAGTCGGGCCGATACTTAAACCGATGGCCCGCCTCATCCACCTCCAGGGCCGGACGGTAGGCCTTCACCGCCTCCGGCACCAGGGAAATGCCGCCGTAGCCCGTATAGTCTGGGCTGAGGGGCAGCACAATGTCCTTCATGTGGCCGCTGCGGGTATAGCCCCCCAGGGCGTTGGCCGCTAGGAAATAGAGGGCCTGACTGCCGGGGGTAATCAAAATGTGGCGATGGGTGAGAGACAGCCCGTAGCGCTGGTTAAAGTCGTTACAGATGGCCTCCACCAATGGCCCATAGCCCTGGCTGGTGCCGTAGCGACACACCACCTCGCCATACTCCGGGCTGTTGAGCAAATCCTGGGTGCAGTCTCGCCAAAGCTGCTCCACCTCCGGCAAAATCACCGGATTGCCCGCACTGAGGTTGATGAAGTCTCGCCCCTGGCCTGCCCGTAGGGTTTCAATGATGTCTTTCATAATGGCGCGAACCCCCGTCAGGTGGGACATTGCTTCGCCAAATTGAGTCAGAGCAGGCAGCATAGGCATTCAACCGATGGGGAAGGGACGGCGGGGATAGGCCGATAAAAAGGCATTCCCCTACTATATCAAGCGGGTTTCCCATCCATGGGTTTCCTCGGTGGATTGACTTGGAGAAGTTAGGGCATAAAAAAGCAGGGATCCATTAGAACCCCTGCTTTTTTATGCTTACTGCCAATCTAGGAACCGTTGGAAAGGCCCAAGGCCCGGTTTCCTGGAGCTTTCTCCCTAGACTTCCTCTAGACGAGCGTAGAAGACGCCTTGGACTTTGATGTCTACAGGCTCAGCGGTGCCCATGTCGGTGTCGGAGGGCTGTTCGGCCTCGAAGGTGCCGCCAATTTCCCCGGTGCTGCCGTCAATTTTGGAAATCCGCAGGGACATATGGCCCTGGCCGATGTCGAATTTTTTGACGGTTTCTGCCACGTACTCGTCACCGCTGGCGGGCAGGGCCACGGCGGTATCGTATCCGGTGGTCAATCCGCGAGCCTTGGGATCCAGGAAGTTGGAGGTGCGGTAGGAGGGTACTTTGTAGTCGCCTTCAAAGTCGGTGGAGGTGGTGAGGGCACCAAGGCCAGGTTGGGACTGGGCCGTTAGACCTTTGACGGTAAACAGGAAGGGCTCTTGTTGGCCACCGGGCAGTTGCACGGTGATGGCTTGGAAGTCGATACCACCCGTTTCGGAGAACAGCAGGCTGCCGTCATCTTGAACGGTGAGGTCGCCGCGCACCTGATCCAGACTGGAGGTATAGCGGGTCAGCACCTTACCAGGAATGTAGGCCGCTTCCTGGCGCTTGGAGGTGGGCTCTTCCTTCACAAAATAGGCGGTGGGCTCAATACACATCCCCACAATCTCGTACTTTTTCCCGGCCTCTAGGGGCAGGCTACCCCGAGTCATCTCGGAGAGTTGGGGGCACTTGTTGGCCAAGCCCGTATTTCGGATTTGGTCATAGGTTAGGGGCACACTGCTGGTGGCGGTGGGGGCCTCACTACAGGCCGTTAGCACGCTTAGGCAAACGGCCAAAAACGCAACGATAAGGGCGCGATACCTCATTGTCTACCTCAAATCAGCATGTAATAAAAACTAGGAGCCACTTACTGTCTTAGAGATTGTTAAACAGCGCAATGGCAAACCCCGCGAGCACCGTAGCATAAGCAGGCTGACCGAACATAAAGAAAAGATCAGACGCTTTGGATGCGGCTCTGATCTCCTCGAATGCTGCACAATCCCCAATCGTAGGACCTCAAGTAAGCATTCTACATGGCTTCAGGCTTCTTTCTCAGAATTCTCCGATCATTCCCCCCTGCCCCTTGGCCCCGTCTTGGGCAATTGGAGGCTGTTTGCCGTCAGACCTTGGGCAGACACGGTGGATGAGGGAGATGTAAAGTTCCGCAACGCTTGCCTGGGATGGAAGTACAAGTATTAAGCTATTTAACAAATTCTAGCCTTGACCCTATGACTGAATCGGTTTCCATTGAATCCTCCGAGGTCTCAGCGGCGGCGACCGGGGCTCTAGCCCAGGATTTGCAGGAGATTGCCACCGCCATTGATGCCGCCGCCCAGGGCCGCAAGGGGGATAGCGTCGCCCTCTTGGCGCTACTGCGGCTGTTAGAACAGCACCATCGCGATATCTGTGAAACCCTGTTCCGCGATTCTTTGCCCAGCAATCGCCACACCCTTTACACCCTACTGCGCGACATTGAGGTGCATGGTGGCTGGCCCTACATTCAGCGGATGAAGCTGAGATCGTTTCTGGCCAACTATCCCCATCTAGAGGAAGCCGCTGAGCCTGACCCTCCGGCCTTCCCCCCGGAAGAAGACTCTTTGGACGAGGACTGCCCGCCCATCATCCTAGATGACTAAATCCTAGATGGCTGATTGCCCTGGATGAAGGCCCTCTGGATGACGGCCCTGGGTGCTGGATAGTTCTGGTTGCCCTAGATCGTCAGCCCCAACCGTGCTAATCCTGTGGAGTTCCATTACCATAGCTCCCCATGGGTGGTGATTGGGCGGTTCTGTCGGGAACTGAATCGGTCATTGTTTCGTTAGAGACAGGGTGGCCCTGGGACATCGGTGCAGGTCTGGATCAATGGCCTGGTGCTTTCAGGGGGGGAGCTGGTAAGCCTAGGGCAAACCTGGGCCAAGGCTGGGGCAAAACTAGGGTTTAGGTGGATAGCGTGAGCATGGTCAACCAAGGCGGGATCAACCAAGGCGGCAGTCAACCCTTAGCTGGTGTAGATCAGCACCTATCACGGGTGGCAACGGGTGAAAAGCGGCCCTCTCACCCCAGACCTTGGCGGCAGCGAGCCCAGGGAGTCACGCTTCATGGGCTGGCTCTGGCGGTGGGGCTGGTGGGGTTGGCCCTCCCCCGTCCAGCCTTGGCCAACCTCAATGTTTATTGCCAAGTTTCCCAGGCAGAGGCCCAGGCCAAGGAAGACTTGCGACGAGCGGCCTTTAGCGGGGATGCTACGGCCCAACAGCAGTACCAGGCCACCGTGCGCCAGCACGCCGAGAACCTGCGCCGTTGCCGAAGCCAGCAGTGGCCCCAGCGGCAGGCGGTGTGGCTGCGGCTCTACCCCTGCGACCTTCAGCCCGGTGTGCTGGAGGCGGTGATGGATCGGGTGGTGAACCTGGGCTACAACGAGGTCTACGTCGAAGCCTTCTATGGCGGGCAGGTGCTGTTGCCCCAGGCCGATAACCCTACTGTGTGGCCTTCGGTGGTGCAGTCTCCCGGCTACGAGCGGCGAGATTTGCTGGCGGAATCCATCGAAAAAGGCCGCTATCGGGGGCTGAGGGTGGATGCTTGGGTGTTTGCCCTCAACTTTGGCTATACCTATGGCCTGCGTCAGGATCGACAGCAGGTGCTTGCCCTCAACGGTCGGGGCCAAACCACCCACGCCTTTGCGAGAGCAGGGGAGTCCAGCAATCCCGATGAAGTATTTGTCGATCCCTACCATCCCCAAGGGCGGGCCGATTATGCCCAAATGCTGGCGGCCATTTTGCGCCGTCGCCCCGATAGCGTTCTGTTCGACTATGTGCGCTACCCCAGGGGGGTGGGGGCCAACTCCGTGGTGGATAGCGTAGACGACCTGTGGATTTACGGCCAAGCCTCCCGCGAAGCCTTCCTTCAGCGGGCCGCAAATCAGCAAGGGCGAGAACTGATGCGTCGCTACATCAGCCGAGGATCCCTCGAAGACAGCGACATTGATGAAGTTCGTGCCCTCTACCCCAACGAGGCCGAGCCCCTGTGGCAAACCCGCCAGCCCACTCCGCGCCAGCCCAACCAGCCCCTTCCCGCCGCCGCCAGTCTCCGGCCTCAGTTTCAGCGGGAACTGTGGCAACTGGCGGTAGCCCATGCGGTGCAAGGGGTGGTGGACTTTGTGAAAATGGCGGAGGATCAGGCCCGTCGTAGCGGCATTTCATCGGGGGCGGTGTTTTTCCCCGATGGCAACCAAACCGTGGGCACGGGCGGCTACGATTCGCGCCTGCAATACTGGGAGCGCTTTCCTACCACCATGGCGTGGCATCCCATGGCCTACGCGGTGTGCGGCCACACGGGCTGCATCTTAGACGGCATTCGGCGAGTGATTTCCATGGCTCCGGCCAACTCCCAGCCGTTGATTATGCCCGCCATTGCCGGAATTTGGGGCCAGCCCACCCACAACCGCCCCGCCATTGAAGCCCAAATGGAAGCCATGCGGCGGGCCGTGCCAGAAATCAACGCCGTCAGCCACTTTGCCTATTCTTGGCAGGATCCAGAGTTTGACCGGGTGCGGAAGTTTTGTTCGCTGACCCGGCCCTAGCCATGGCCCGCCCCGCCAGCCAGCCCGTCGTCCAGGCATTCTGGAAGTTAAAGCCGCCCGTAATGCCGTCAATATCGAGGATTTCCCCGGCAAAATGCAGCCCCGGACAACGGCGACTTTCCAAGGTTTTGAAGTCCACTTCCTTCAGCGCCACCCCGCCACAGGTGACAAACTCATCCTTAAACACGCCCCGTCCGGCAATGGCGTAGCGGCCTTGGGTGAGTTCGGTGACGAGTCCTTGTAACTGCCCCTTGCTGAGGTTGGCCCAAGTGAGGTCGCGATCTAGCCCTACCCGCCGCTGAAGCAAGTAGAGCCACAGCCGCCGCGACAGGGCCGGAAAGGGCGAAAAACTCACCATCAACCGTTTACCCTGGTTTTGTTTGAGATCCAGTAAGGTTTGCCGCACGTCGTCTTGGCTGAGGTGCGGGAGCCAGTTGACCCCCAGGCTAGCCCGATAGCGCTGCCGATGGAGATCTACCGCCCCAAAGGCCGACAGCTTGAGGATGGCGGGGCCGCTCAGCCCCCAGTGCGTGACCAACAGCGGGCCACGCTGTTTGAGGGGTTTGCCCTGGTCGAGGTGCAGGGTCAGGGCCACATCCTCCACCGATACTCCAGCGAGGGCATGGAGGTCAGGATCCGCGACGTTGAAGGTAAACAGCGACGGCACCGGAGGCACCAGGGTATGCCCTAGGGACTGGGCCAGCCGATAGCCCAGGGCACTGCTGCCCGTGGCCAACAGCAGCCGATCACAGCGCCAGGATGGTTCTTCCTTCACCGCTACCGTGAAGCCATGATCTCGCTGGGTAATGCCCGTCACCGCTTGGCCACAGTGCAGGGTGATGCCCCGTCGCCGTGCTTCCCCCAGCAGGCCCTCCACAATGGTGGCAGAGTCATCGGTGGTGGGGAACATTCGCCCATCGGCCTCGGTTTTGAGGGCAATGCCAAGCCGCTGAAACCAGGCGATGGTGTCCTTGGGCTGAAACTGGCTGAAGGGGCCACGCAGGGCACGGCTGCCCCTAGGATAGTGGTTGACCAGCACCGCCGGATCGAAACAGGCGTGGGTCACATTGCAGCGCCCGCCACCAGAAATTCGCACCTTGGCCAGGGGTTCGCGCCCTGCCTCAAACAGGTGAACGGTGGCTGAGGGAGCCGCTTCGGCACAGGCAATGGCCCCAAACACCCCCGCCGCTCCGGCTCCGACAACAATCACTTGGGCAGACGGGGATGGAGGCATGGGCTACAGGTATCGGGTTGAGCATGGGGAGTGTCTAAGCGCGTGGGCTGAGAGGGCACGGCTTCGTCGTAGCCCAGCCTTGCATTGACGACGCTAGGCACCCAACGGGCTAGAACGCGGATCTCCTACAGTTTACAAGCTGCCTTGCAAAGAGCAGGGGACATCACCCCAAGTTCCCTGTCCCCATGTCCATCGAGGCTTTCCTCGCTGAGGAGGCTACACCAACGACAAGCTCAGCCTGAGCGGGATCGGTTGTTCCATTGGGAGGAGGCAACCGGGATTTAGGATCCATCGGCGGCTATAGGATCGCTATAGGATCCGTCGGTGGCTACTAGAGAATCATGACACCTGCTGTCCGTGACCTACTCCCGACACCGATGCCAGCAGACAGTGTGGGCTTCTTCCCCCGGAAGTGTTCTACCCCTGGATACCGGGTTCGAGCTTCTCCTACTAAAGTTGGTACTAAAGTTGGGGCAAAACGCGACCGAGCAAATCCGGTGGCAGTTGAGATAAAACAGCCTGCTGTCCAGAGAAGCCCAGAATCTCGAAATGGAGGCGCACGGAATACACCAGGGCAGTGGCCAGGGTATCCAACGCTTCGGGCTGATCTTGCCAGCCTTGGTAGGCCAGAAGGTAGTGACTGAGGGCGGCGTTGAGGTGACGTTCTCGGTCTTCGGATTGATCGGCAGGCAAGGATAGGGCCAGTTGGTCGTGAACAATGCCTGCGCTGTGGCAGGTGGCCCATACATCAAACCCAGGGGGCTCCGAGGGCGATTGCTGGAGCAAATATTCCACGGCATCGAGGGCGGCTTCGTAGGCATCCACGGCCTGCCGAAGGCTGAGCAGGCGTTCTTCAGGCTGGGAAGTTTGCTGTTGGGCCAAGTCCCAGTAGGCGGTGCCGAGGTTGTTGTGGGTGACGGCGCAGCCCGCCGGAGTTGTGACCAGGGTGCGATAGACCAGCGCCGTTTGGTAGGCATCCACAGCCTGCTCTAGCCAGGGAATGGGATTTTCGTGGTGGGCGAGGCTCCAGTAGGCGATGCCCAAGTTGTTTTGCAGCATGGCATATTCTTGGGGCTCCGCCTGGGGCGTACGGTAGCGCAGAGCTTCTTGGTAAGCGACAATGGCCCGGTGCAAATGGTACTGGGGCCGCTCTATCTGTGAAAGCCGCCAATGGATCGTCCCCAAGCTATTTTGGCCGTTGGCATAGGCAAGGGGATCGGCGGCAACATAGCGTAGGGCTTGGGAGTGGGCCTCCACAGCCTGTTCCAGATACCCCAGGGGATCTCCCAAGTCTGCCAGTTGGGTATACACCCCGCCTAAATTGCCGTAGAGCCGCCCTAACGTATCTAGGGAAATCTGTGCCCGGTTGTCCGCCGATCCCTCAATAGCTTGTTGATAAGCCGCCACACTGCGCTGAAGCCAAGGCTCGATGGCCTGCGGCTGCGACTCTCGCTGGGCTCGCATCCAGTACAGGCTGGCCAAGTCATTGAGGGCATCGCACCAAGCCCTATCGCCCACCCCCAAATCCTGAGTTGCCCGTTGATACACCTCTAGGGCAAACGTC contains:
- a CDS encoding DUF4340 domain-containing protein, yielding MKLKRGTVVLVGVALLLGAGVLMGESQQRRQPASQVQAGRGAIFRFAETDVATVTVERDGEVLVFEGDGAGNWQMIEPENRVAEPGAVAFLLSRLITDSPLQRVTMAADQLADFGLDQPLGQVTVVLQDGTEYVLILGGRDFSGNANYAIVDPGETWPPASPTGEYEVLVVTRDVANGINRPLEEWKMPVEGEGETSPGASSDNDPALGDPALENLPLAEPSLEIEIPADRPGSDGATEADPAEPNPPNGEGN
- a CDS encoding valine--pyruvate transaminase translates to MLPALTQFGEAMSHLTGVRAIMKDIIETLRAGQGRDFINLSAGNPVILPEVEQLWRDCTQDLLNSPEYGEVVCRYGTSQGYGPLVEAICNDFNQRYGLSLTHRHILITPGSQALYFLAANALGGYTRSGHMKDIVLPLSPDYTGYGGISLVPEAVKAYRPALEVDEAGHRFKYRPDFSQLEITADTGFVLFSRPCNPTGNVISDDEVRQIANLAAAHQVPVLIDSAYAPPFPALNFTEMTPLFGENILHCMSLSKAGLPGERVGVAIGDPALIEVLECFQTNFCIHSSRYGQAIAARAIASGALAEISERVIRPYYQDKFAVLEAALDRAMPQSVPWYLHRGEGAIFAWIWFDHLPITDQALYQRLKQEGVIVVPGNPFFPGLREDWPHTRQCLRISLTASAPELATAAERLARVVDDLYATVPAAVATV
- the rimM gene encoding ribosome maturation factor RimM (Essential for efficient processing of 16S rRNA) gives rise to the protein MADTDWIEIGRIVAPQGVRGEVRVYPSSDFPERFLDPGARWIQYPQRPNPEPVTLVKGRSMDGKGLYVIQLDGIDDRTQAEALRGCALLVPAADRPDLEAGEFYAADLMGLRAILQATGAEIGLVTDLYEAGNDLLEITLHPSAPDASASDQAMAQNSGAPLPQDSPVADRPKSRPKSRKVLVPFVEAIVPTVDLANGCLYLTPPDGLLDA
- a CDS encoding tetratricopeptide repeat protein, with product MVAAISLNSQTFLGHNRAVYQELRAALQLHLRRQLLLAVCDDGALQQRLARQLAADLTAAAGASQAGREPSPLVTLRLDADHPDVVKEVLLWLKQQPRLADQGRTLPAFQILGIEALTRQSPTVQKRFLASLLRVDALLTQLDGRLVVWLPRPWLGKIQQMVPGFWQLRNGLYEFEGEPTSAVVEFPSVPSLASEETESSTAATMLEGLVLPMALARQEAIRQRWQYIHRLHQQQAGPLTLARAHLALAQVCRGEITPGPEGLPVLTFALEVYQRATQDLGVGDRAWCDALNDLASLYWMRAQRESQPQAIEPWLQRSVAAYQQAIEGSADNRAQISLDTLGRLYGNLGGVYTQLADLGDPLGYLEQAVEAHSQALRYVAADPLAYANGQNSLGTIHWRLSQIERPQYHLHRAIVAYQEALRYRTPQAEPQEYAMLQNNLGIAYWSLAHHENPIPWLEQAVDAYQTALVYRTLVTTPAGCAVTHNNLGTAYWDLAQQQTSQPEERLLSLRQAVDAYEAALDAVEYLLQQSPSEPPGFDVWATCHSAGIVHDQLALSLPADQSEDRERHLNAALSHYLLAYQGWQDQPEALDTLATALVYSVRLHFEILGFSGQQAVLSQLPPDLLGRVLPQL
- a CDS encoding photosystem II manganese-stabilizing polypeptide, whose translation is MRYRALIVAFLAVCLSVLTACSEAPTATSSVPLTYDQIRNTGLANKCPQLSEMTRGSLPLEAGKKYEIVGMCIEPTAYFVKEEPTSKRQEAAYIPGKVLTRYTSSLDQVRGDLTVQDDGSLLFSETGGIDFQAITVQLPGGQQEPFLFTVKGLTAQSQPGLGALTTSTDFEGDYKVPSYRTSNFLDPKARGLTTGYDTAVALPASGDEYVAETVKKFDIGQGHMSLRISKIDGSTGEIGGTFEAEQPSDTDMGTAEPVDIKVQGVFYARLEEV
- a CDS encoding NAD(P)/FAD-dependent oxidoreductase — protein: MPPSPSAQVIVVGAGAAGVFGAIACAEAAPSATVHLFEAGREPLAKVRISGGGRCNVTHACFDPAVLVNHYPRGSRALRGPFSQFQPKDTIAWFQRLGIALKTEADGRMFPTTDDSATIVEGLLGEARRRGITLHCGQAVTGITQRDHGFTVAVKEEPSWRCDRLLLATGSSALGYRLAQSLGHTLVPPVPSLFTFNVADPDLHALAGVSVEDVALTLHLDQGKPLKQRGPLLVTHWGLSGPAILKLSAFGAVDLHRQRYRASLGVNWLPHLSQDDVRQTLLDLKQNQGKRLMVSFSPFPALSRRLWLYLLQRRVGLDRDLTWANLSKGQLQGLVTELTQGRYAIAGRGVFKDEFVTCGGVALKEVDFKTLESRRCPGLHFAGEILDIDGITGGFNFQNAWTTGWLAGRAMARAGSANKTSAPGQTLDPAKNRQSG